The Quercus robur chromosome 7, dhQueRobu3.1, whole genome shotgun sequence genome has a segment encoding these proteins:
- the LOC126692100 gene encoding transcription initiation factor TFIID subunit 12, with amino-acid sequence MEQPPPQQQTPTPTPTPTTTTATATDSSAATTTTTTATTSFQPSDSPPLSTPQQPPPQPPSSTPTPSPIPPSPNPNPNPNPTLTPTQNAKPSIPNPSQPQPRPLSSFARPPQPPPPQQQQPHFSHFSSLPSSSSPAGSPSIPAQRGGIAIGVPAHHPNTAASPQPAPFSSSFGHHFTGLARSAVNVPESVSSSNASQARPTMQGMPGIGMLGSLGSSSQLRPAGISAHHPPRPVQSSLRPQSSPNNQPPTSQNLQGHSLMRLQPVGSPGSPSPNTSQNMQTVNQPWLSSGSQGKPPLPSPSNRHQVNSQMQQRAHLPQQQHHPLPTGSQQQHMPSLQQQQQQPTPSSQLQEHYGQQFPPSRVPQAVTHQPQITRVQGSGNQKPSSLAMVQPNTVQAVAQNRTAIAESDESCNRILGKRSIHELVSQIDSSEKLDPEVEDILVDIAEDFVDSITTFGCSLAKHRKSTTLEAKDILLHLERNWNITLPGFGGDEIKSYRKPLTNDIHKERLVAIKKSMVATETATKISSGQAAGNAKGNLAKAPANPLAPQM; translated from the exons ATggaacaaccaccaccacaacaacaaaccCCCACTCCCACTCCCACTCCCACCACtaccaccgccaccgccactgACTCCTCCGccgccacaaccaccacaacaacCGCCACCACATCATTTCAACCATCTGACTCTCCGCCACTATCAACTCCACAACAACCCCCACCACAGCCACCCTCTTCAACTCCAACCCCTTCACCTATCCCTCCCtcccctaaccctaaccctaatccTAACCCTACTCTCACTCCCACCCAAAACGCTAAGCCCTCTATACCAAACCCTTCACAACCGCAACCTAGGCCTCTCTCTTCGTTTGCCAGACCACCACAACCGCCGCCGCCACAACAGCAGCAGCCACACTTTTCGCACTTCTCTTCGCTCCCTTCTTCGTCTTCTCCGGCCGGGTCTCCCTCCATCCCCGCCCAGAGAGGCGGCATTGCTATCGGTGTTCCCGCGCACCACCCGAACACTGCCGCTTCTCCTCAACCCGCACCCTTCTCTTCCTCCTTCGGTCACCACTTCACTGGCCTGGCCCGCTCCGCCGTCAACGTGCCCGAATCCGTCTCTAGTTCCAATGCTTCTCAG GCTAGACCAACGATGCAAGGAATGCCGGGAATTGGGATGCTGGGATCGCTTGGTTCAAGCTCGCAACTGCGGCCAGCTGGGATTTCAGCACACCATCCACCGAGACCAGTTCAGTCATCTCTTAGACCGCAATCGTCCCCAAATAACCAGCCCCCTACTTCCCAA AATCTTCAAGGGCATAGCCTTATGAGACTCCAACCAGTGGGATCTCCTGGTTCTCCATCACCAAATACCTCACAAAATATGCAAACTGTTAATCAGCCATGGCTGTCATCTGGATCACAAGGGAAGCCTCCTTTACCATCTCCTTCAAATAGGCATCAGGTCAATTCACAAATGCAGCAACGAGCACATCTTCCTCAACAACAGCATCATCCATTGCCAACAGGTTCACAGCAACAACATATGCCATCTTtgcaacagcaacagcaacagccTACACCATCAAGTCAGTTGCAGGAGCATTATGGGCAACAATTTCCACCATCAAGGGTCCCGCAAGCTGTAACCCATCAACCACAAATAACAAGGGTCCAGGGCTCAGGAAATCAGAAGCCTTCCTCTCTTGCAATGGTGCAGCCTAACACAGTCCAGGCTGTGGCCCAGAATAGAACAGCTATTGCGGAAAGTGATGAATCTTGTAACAGGATTCTTGGCAAAAGAAGCATTCATGAGCTAGTCAGCCAG ATTGATTCATCAGAGAAGTTGGATCCTGAAGTTGAAGACATTCTTGTTGATATTGCAGAGGATTTTGTTGATTCT ATTACAACATTTGGTTGCTCGTTGGCCAAGCATCGGAAATCAACAACATTGGAAGCAAAAGACATACTTTTACATCTTG AAAGAAACTGGAATATTACACTTCCTGGTTTTGGTGGTGATGAGATTAAGAGCTACAGAAAACCG CTTACAAATGATATTCACAAGGAACGTCTTGTAGCA